From one Planococcus citri chromosome 3, ihPlaCitr1.1, whole genome shotgun sequence genomic stretch:
- the LOC135840702 gene encoding putative phosphatidate phosphatase isoform X2, whose translation MEFPVQPFQRGFFCNDESIRLPYFEPTVSTTSLYSFGLLIPTLIIFGGEYVHHVLRKDTKLSNRYLTRKHEISNYYRSVFRKLLCFVSGALYGYFISAVGKFTVGRLRPNFIALCGIDLSTVCRDHPYEYITNFTCPNGEFAGNDGRISFPSDHAGFSFYAAVFTVLYLQKRIKCGSLFWKPLLQFLILLLAWWISLTRVMNNQHHMSDVIAGIFIGSGVALINTILVHSFSRTKTQFPVQVRIMVFPAKSCQRHVVFFSSAE comes from the exons ATGGAGTTTCCTGTTCAACCATTCCAACGAGGATTTTTCTGCAACGATGAGTCGATTCGATTACCATATTTTGAACCTACTGTATCCACGACCTCTTTATATTCATTTGGATTACTGATCCCAACACTGATA ATTTTTGGAGGCGAATATGTCCACCATGTATTGCGAAAAGATACAAAATTGTCGAACCGTTATTTGACGAGAAAACACGAAATCTCGAATTATTATCGAAGTGTGTTTCGAAAACTACTTTGTTTCGTGAGTGGAGCCCTGTACGGGTATTTTATTTCAGCTGTGGGTAAATTCACTGTAGGTCGTCTAAGACCAAATTTCATCGCATTATGCGGTATTGATTTATCAACTGTTTGTCGAGACCATCCCTACGAATATATTACCAATTTCACGTGTCCCAATGGCGAATTTGCGGGTAACGATGGCAG AATTTCTTTTCCTTCCGACCATGCGGGATTTTCATTTTATGCAGCCGTTTTTACAGtg tTATACTTGCAGAAGAGAATTAAATGTGGATCTTTGTTCTGGAAACCACTGTTACAATTTCTCATCTTATTACTAGCTTGGTGGATTTCTCTAACTCGAGTTATGAATAATCAACATCATATGAGTGACGTAATAGCAGGCATATTCATTGGAAGTGGCGTTGCTTTAATaaat acAATTTTAGTTCATTCATTTTCGAGGACGAAGACTCAGTTTCCAGTTCAAGTTCGAATAATGGTATTTCCAGCAAAGTCCTGTCAGAGacacgtggtttttttttcttctgcagAATGA
- the LOC135840702 gene encoding putative phosphatidate phosphatase isoform X1, translating to MEFPVQPFQRGFFCNDESIRLPYFEPTVSTTSLYSFGLLIPTLIIFGGEYVHHVLRKDTKLSNRYLTRKHEISNYYRSVFRKLLCFVSGALYGYFISAVGKFTVGRLRPNFIALCGIDLSTVCRDHPYEYITNFTCPNGEFAGNDGRISFPSDHAGFSFYAAVFTVLYLQKRIKCGSLFWKPLLQFLILLLAWWISLTRVMNNQHHMSDVIAGIFIGSGVALINTILVHSFFEDEDSVSNSSSNNGLSSKVLSETRGLLSSAE from the exons ATGGAGTTTCCTGTTCAACCATTCCAACGAGGATTTTTCTGCAACGATGAGTCGATTCGATTACCATATTTTGAACCTACTGTATCCACGACCTCTTTATATTCATTTGGATTACTGATCCCAACACTGATA ATTTTTGGAGGCGAATATGTCCACCATGTATTGCGAAAAGATACAAAATTGTCGAACCGTTATTTGACGAGAAAACACGAAATCTCGAATTATTATCGAAGTGTGTTTCGAAAACTACTTTGTTTCGTGAGTGGAGCCCTGTACGGGTATTTTATTTCAGCTGTGGGTAAATTCACTGTAGGTCGTCTAAGACCAAATTTCATCGCATTATGCGGTATTGATTTATCAACTGTTTGTCGAGACCATCCCTACGAATATATTACCAATTTCACGTGTCCCAATGGCGAATTTGCGGGTAACGATGGCAG AATTTCTTTTCCTTCCGACCATGCGGGATTTTCATTTTATGCAGCCGTTTTTACAGtg tTATACTTGCAGAAGAGAATTAAATGTGGATCTTTGTTCTGGAAACCACTGTTACAATTTCTCATCTTATTACTAGCTTGGTGGATTTCTCTAACTCGAGTTATGAATAATCAACATCATATGAGTGACGTAATAGCAGGCATATTCATTGGAAGTGGCGTTGCTTTAATaaat ACGATTTTAGTTCATTCATTTTTCGAGGACGAAGACTCAGTTTCCAATTCAAGTTCGAATAATGGTCTTTCCAGCAAAGTCCTGTCCGAGACACGTGGTTTGCTTTCTTCTGCAGAATGA